A window of the Lactuca sativa cultivar Salinas chromosome 5, Lsat_Salinas_v11, whole genome shotgun sequence genome harbors these coding sequences:
- the LOC111898386 gene encoding G-type lectin S-receptor-like serine/threonine-protein kinase SD2-5, which produces MRAWLFFFLNVICWVFLFLPQTCVSSVRYIGKVNPGFKGSQMQFIDNSGLFLLSNSSNFGFGFNPNADITSFTIGIIHITTSKVIWSANRRAPVGNSDNFVFGDDGNAYIQTNGKVIWSTNTTGKGVAAMKLLDSGNLVLVRNDGVFVWQSFSNPTNTLMPNQDFNSGSKLVSNPKNNLTFSLEIKNGDMFLSSGFRNPQSYWAMSKDKRRIINKDGGNLESAVINGNSWRFFDENKVLLWQFVFADGDDSNATWAAVLEDNGFISFYNLPGKITANHNIPDDMCSTPQSCSSYLVCHAGKTCQCPSGLNEISCKPSSLSCAKKDEATLINAGDNLSYSALGYTSPSSKTNLDGCKSSCLGNCSCLAMFFDNKSGNCYLFDQIGSFEDAKNGESFESYVKISRNLNGKKKKQSIVVVIAIVIATIFVILTLVFIWIYWNKKRNNIPIEKGNESSEEDNFFESISGMPVRFSYTYLQQATDNFSIKLGQGGFGSVYEGVIKDGTKIAVKQLEGIGQGKKEFRAEVSIIGGIHHHHLVRLKGFCAEGAHRLLVYEYMGNGSLDRWIFKKKKTEFLLDWDTRYNIAVGTAKGLAYLHEDCDVKIVHCDIKPENVLLDANFRAKVSDFGLAKLMTREQSHVFTTLRGTRGYLAPEWITNYAISEKSDVYSFGMVLLEIIGGRKNYDSSVISEKSHFPSYAFKMMEEGKIQEIFDQDMKVDEKDERVKIAIQVALWCIQDDMNLRPPMTKVVQMLEGLCVVPTPPMASQTCSRFYSGIFKSISEEGTSSGPSDCNSEAYLSAVRLSGPR; this is translated from the coding sequence atgagaGCTTGGTTGTTCTTCTTTCTCAACGTTatctgttgggtcttcctcttcttacctcAAACATGCGTATCAAGTGTTCGATATATTGGCAAAGTGAACCCTGGGTTCAAAGGATCTCAAATGCAATTCATAGACAACAGTGGCTTATTCCTACTATCAAACAGCTCTAATTTCGGATTTGGTTTCAATCCGAACGCCGATATCACTTCCTTCACCATTGGAATCATTCACATtacaacttcaaaagtcatttgGTCGGCAAATAGAAGGGCTCCCGTTGGTAATTCCGATAACTTTGTGTTTGGCGACGACGGAAATGCTTACATTCAAACCAACGGAAAAGTCATCTGGTCAACAAACACCACCGGGAAAGGTGTCGCCGCCATGAAATTGCTTGATTCCGGTAACTTGGTGCTGGTACGTAACGACGGCGTTTTCGTTTGGCAAAGTTTTAGCAACCCCACAAACACCCTTATGCCAAATCAAGATTTCAATTCAGGATCGAAACTTGTAAGCAATCCGAAAAACAATTTGACATTTTCTTTAGAAATCAAAAACGGAGACATGTTTCTATCATCCGGGTTCCGAAACCCTCAATCGTATTGGGCTATGAGTAAAGACAAAAGGAGAATCATCAACAAAGACGGTGGAAACCTCGAATCCGCCGTTATTAATGGCAATTCATGGAGGTTTTTCGATGAAAACAAAGTTTTGTTATGGCAATTCGTGTTTGCAGATGGTGATGATTCCAACGCCACTTGGGCCGCTGTTCTAGAAGATAACGGCTTCATTAGCTTCTATAATCTCCCAGGAAAAATAACAGCAAACCATAATATCCCTGATGACATGTGTAGCACACCACAATCTTGTTCCTCTTACCTCGTTTGCCACGCTGGCAAGACGTGTCAATGCCCATCTGGCCTCAACGAAATCAGCTGCAAACCATCTAGTCTATCGTGCGCGAAGAAAGATGAAGCGACTCTCATCAACGCAGGCGATAATCTGAGCTATTCAGCACTTGGGTACACGTCACCTTCTTCAAAAACAAATTTAGATGGGTGTAAATCATCGTGTTTAGGTAACTGTTCTTGTTTGGCTATGTTCTTCGATAACAAATCAGGAAATTGTTATCTTTTCGATCAGATCGGAAGCTTTGAAGACGCGAAAAACGGCGAATCTTTCGAATCTTACGTTAAAATTTCGCGAAATTTAAACGGGAAAAAGAAGAAACAATCGATTGTTGTTGTGATCGCGATTGTCATTGCGACAATTTTTGTCATTCTAACACTTGTGTTCATATGGATTTATTGGAACAAAAAGCGAAATAATATTCCAATCGAAAAAGGTAATGAATCATCGGAAGAAGATAATTTCTTTGAAAGTATATCCGGGATGCCTGTGCGCTTTAGTTACACATACCTTCAACAAGCAACCGATAACTTCAGTATAAAACTCGGGCAGGGTGGGTTTGGGTCGGTTTACGAGGGCGTGATAAAAGATGGAACAAAGATAGCGGTCAAGCAATTAGAAGGAATCGGGCAGGGAAAGAAGGAGTTTCGGGCAGAGGTCAGCATCATCGGTGGGATCCACCACCACCATTTGGTTCGGCTCAAAGGGTTTTGCGCGGAAGGTGCACACCGTCTCTTGGTATACGAGTACATGGGTAACGGTTCACTAGAcagatggatcttcaaaaagaaaaaaaccgAATTTTTATTAGATTGGGATACGCGATACAACATCGCAGTGGGGACCGCGAAAGGGCTCGCGTATCTCCATGAAGACTGCGATGTTAAAATCGTGCACTGCGATATAAAACCGGAGAATGTTTTACTCGACGCGAATTTCCGCGCGAAAGTATCGGATTTCGGGTTAGCGAAGCTAATGACGCGCGAACAAAGTCACGTATTCACAACCCTGAGAGGGACCCGCGGATACTTAGCACCCGAATGGATCACGAACTACGCGATATCTGAAAAAAGTGATGTTTACAGTTTTGGAATGGTGCTTCTTGAAATCATCGGGGGACGTAAAAACTACGATTCCTCAGTGATTTCAGAGAAATCCCATTTCCCATCTTACGCGTTTAAAATGATGGAAGAGGGAAAAATCCAAGAAATTTTCGACCAAGATATGAAAGTTGATGAAAAAGATGAACGCGTTAAGATCGCGATACAAGTGGCTTTATGGTGTATACAAGATGATATGAATTTAAGACCTCCTATGACCAAAGTGGTTCAAATGCTTGAGGGTTTGTGTGTGGTGCCTACACCACCTATGGCTTCTCAAACATGTTCGCGGTTCTATTCGGGTATTTTTAAGTCTATTAGTGAAGAAGGGACTTCATCCGGGCCTTCGGATTGTAATAGTGAGGCTTATTTATCTGCTGTTAGACTCTCGGGTCCGAGATAG